From the genome of Primulina huaijiensis isolate GDHJ02 chromosome 11, ASM1229523v2, whole genome shotgun sequence:
TCCATCAAATTTTATTATCTGTTAGCTGGAACATGAGCATTTGACAATTTTACTCATGGCTCCCGATCTGACTGGAAAAACCTAAAACGATGATGAAGATCAACGATTTGTTCGAATTCATGGATTGTTTAAAATTCTCGAAACAGTTTGGGACGGATATGAATGTATTATCCATGTCTCCGAATCCGtcccaaaaataattttaatgattttcattaaaattttatggcGAATTGGCGATTTTGTTACATGATCTAAGAAATTAGCAGCAACTCAACTCATACATAACTAGCATGAACATAGAGTTATGCAATCATAGCAAAGACAATACAGCGTCACGTTCATGAAATTATGACCAAATCCATAGAACTCAAAAAGGCATTTCAATTCGGGCAATGTAAAATTCTAGAGTTTCTCCAACCATAGAGTTTATTTTTGGTTGTTGAAAGTAACTTTACAGATTAAGCTCCAAACATAAGATGAGTTCTTCTGGCAACTAATCTCACAGAAAAACCAAAATATTGGCAAACAAACGCAGATAATTCCAGTTAGCCCAAACAATCAGATTGCTCACTGTCAGAACAATAGCAAGAATAGTCAGATTGACAATCTACATAACATAATGCAATAAGCAAGCAAACAATGCAGGCCTAAGTAACATGTATCTATCAAACTCATTCAACTCATTTACTACGCTgacacaaaatttaaaatattttcatataacTTATATAGATACATAAGACATTTTCCAGCTATCCTAAAAAATAAGACATTTTCCAGTCATGAAAACCCATCCATTTGATTAAAGAGCAAATCAAGTCAGTCAACAGTGACTAGACACAGGATTGTCACAATATCGTTTAGTGAGGAAAAATATGAAGTAAGAAAATCTGGATGGGCATTAAACTAACATAGATATGTGTATTTTGGTAGTAGAAAAATTCGTTGCATAAAAAAGTAGAACCGTGAAACTCAAGAAATCTTTCCAGGTAGCTTAGCTTAACCCGGTGTTGCCAAATTATATAACTAGTTTCATAGAGTTTTCAAACCTTTTCACCacatatcataaaaaataaaattttcagatgggaaaaatgaaagaataaGACTCTTCAAAGCATCACCGGATATAATTTCCTGCGTTTGGAAAACTGTTTATACTTCCATTAACATAGAGGCATGCAGACACCATAACTCTATCACCCTTCCTATTCACATTCATCACCCTCTTCCCTTCTTTACTTTTCCTCCTCCTTATCCTCTCCTTTCCCTTCTCAACTTTTGTATCGACACTCCACACATTCTCCTTTCCTTTCTTGTTCTTGTTCACAAGTTTATGTTATGTTACTTTTGTTCTAAAACTTCAAGAAAAATCCGTCGCACTTTCATTTTCAGGTGATTGGTGGTGGCTAAGAGGGAGAGCTACCTACCCCTGAAGAGAGAGTTATCATAAACTGatgtaaatttaaataaattatttctgaatttttgtactaattcctaaatcatcaagtataatagtttttttgaaaaataaaaattccctCAATCACCTTTCAAGACTAATGAAGTTGGTTGTTAGGTTCTTGAAAAAAGGTTGCTAAGAAAGAAAGACTACTAAatcgtttatttatttatttaaaaaataaatcttattCCCGCGCGATTGCATATATCTGTTTCTCCAAAATACCCCTATAAATCCTCCAAAAATACACAACGTCCTCACTAAAATCAacgtaattatttaaaatatttgacatCAGGGGCAGCTCATTTACTTTTTCTTACACTCCCGACGCATGCAAATACCTCGTCCCCTCATCTTCCCCTCTCGCTCTTCTTCATCCGTAATTCTTCACAATGAGGTTATCTGCGAGTGCAATTAGCGCTGTTCGGAACTACTTTCGCCGGGAATGGAGAATTACGGACGTAGTGAACGGCCGAGACCGGCCGTTCGTCCGCCGTATCTTGAAGAAGGTATTTTGGTTTCATTTTTCCCTTTCCAGAATTATTGATTAGTTATTCTTtcgaattttttctttttcctttaaCAAGAAGATGAAGAATGAAGTAATTGTATTCATAATTGATATTGTTTACAGAATTGTTAGCAATTTTTCAAGCTGCTTTTTGATTTTGTTTCTTTTCCGATCTTCCTTCTATTTACCTCAAGAAGATGAAAATTCATAAAGGAATCTGTCGTCACATGTTTCTGATAAAAGATTTATAGAAAATGTAATTATGGATCAAAACATTTGTTTCTCTGCGGATCACTTCATATTTTTCAGTCTTTGGCCAAAATTAAAAAACGTATGTGCGGTATGTGAATCATTCACTGTGATGCCATTGAGGGAGAAGATGTTAATTAACTGCACGGTTCATCTTGGTTGTTCTAGCTTGACTTTTGATATTGTCTTACAGCAACTCAATCCAGTGAGTTCCATATGCCAAGaaattgttattgttattggaTTATTCAAGAATCACTAGTGAATTATCTTCGTCTCATAAAATGTGATCGATAATTTCTTCCATCTCAAATCTTCAAATCCTTTCCCCTTGTCATATATATCTTGATATTCTTTTCTCCATATATTCACCATGATTGGATGACGATACAGGTCTACCTCTCTCTGGCTTTTGCTCTATCAAGTTTAGCATTTGGGTCCTACTTGAGTTGTAGCGGAAACATTGAAAGTTTATTTGTCGTAATCGGCGCTTCTATTACCATGATCTTCATTTATTTTGTGCCCCCTTGGCACGAGGTATTGAATTCTTCCAACTTTCTTATCAAATTGTTTCATGCAAATTTGCCTTCCACCTCTTCCATTTCTTGTTTGCAGAAGAAAAGGTCATGTCTCTTGATTGCTGGTTCATTCTTTCTAGGTGCTTCGATTGGTCCCAGGATCATTGATCCTtggtattgtattttatttcctGTTTTAGATCTCATTTTGGGCTTGCTATTATTTCCTTCTCCCTCATTTAAACACAATTCTAATTCTTTAATACTAAAGCATGTATAACTCTCATGAAGTTGTCTAGTCAGTGAACTGCTGGGAATGTCTATGGCGTTTGCCTGTTTCTGGGCAGCATCCATGAAGACACAAAACTTTCTTCTCCTCTGCTTTGTAGGCGTGGGCCTCTCTATCTTCGGGATCCCAATTGGGTTGCTTGCAGGTTCAGCAATTACTGGTTACTACATTTCTTTTTGGACCTTCCTAGACGTAAGTAAGATTGGCCACAATATATGTGAAACAAAATGGCGTTTGAAGTTGTATATATCTGAATGATGTGTTCTTTTGGCAGCTATACGTCGCAACTCTGTACTTCATGCTGTATGTGGTAGCATATAGCCATGAGTTAGTGATAAATATTCGTCGAGGAGATGCCGACTATGTGAAGCATTCGGTTACACTCTTCACAGATGCACCTGCTGTCACACTTCACTTCATCAAAAGTTTGGTATGCCTCTTCTTCTTGTCCTCTATAAGTTCAAAATtcaaacaaaatcaaattttttgtttgtgCAGACGATAGAATCACTCTGGAGAAGGCTTTGGTTAGCTCCCACCTCTGATTGAAGGGCACAGACGAAGTCACATATATACATAAACACGGGAAATTTTTCTGAAGATGCTACAGATTTCATTTTTCACGGATTCTCTGATATGGATTTGTTGGGATAAAAATATATGGTTGAGGTGTTACATTGTTAATTGACCTTTGTTTTTTCTTAATAGATTaagtattaaattttaatatgacaTCTAAAATTTTCTCAGAATAATTTACTCAACACATATCATATATGTACACACATTAATATATGCCACTAAAAACTATTTATGTGTGACTTTATGTCAAATGCATCACAAAAAAATATCAGATTTGCAACGAACCAAGACTGTTGCAAAAGTTGCTGCTAAAAACCTCGCATGGTTTGAAAAACGTCCTTATTGACATCTATAGTaacatttttttacaaaaaacatagttaaaaattgcgacggtttgCAAAAGATCGTCGTTAAACTGATCGTCGGCAGAAGAATGTTTGTTGGCGGACAAGATATTAGGTGGAAGGTGGCTTTGTTAAATAAAACGAGAGATagaatatatgttaaaatgaaaGACGCGTTTTTTATACGCATTTTCATATGGATGAGGAATTTATTGATATCGCTGAGCGGTTATACacgataaaatattatagtgaaattctttttATCTTGTCCGTTGTTTTactctaataatttttaggatttttcacgtaaatctcgatatctaatttattctttattttcatatttattaactTAAGTTGCCGCATATAAGACCGACATTGGTCTCCCTCAATTCGAATATGTTAGGATTTGGCAATGGTTTTGATAAACTGTGGTTAAGACCATTAGGTTCCAATTAAACTGGACCAGTTTAGCAACGATTTTGGATTAACAGTTGCTCCTTTCGAttctttgaatatatataatcaatttttattcaaaatatatcatcCATGTTTGTGTTTTCAAGCTCTGTCAAGGAATATGACTTTACTTTCATGCATGTTATTTTTGGGTGTGTATATATTGCAAAATTTAAAGCAAAAAactatttcaaatatattatttaaaagtaaataatttttttatatattttatattggaATATGCTTGAACAAATttaaccaaaaatattttgtaattcattataaaaaatgcttatatataaatttataaaaaaataaaagatatataaatttataaaaaaataaaagataaattaaaatagttaaataatttaaaaaatatactatttttctttgaaaatgcGTCGTAATTTGTAAAAGTCGCCTGTTTAGTTTCCGGAGACGCAGCAGCTCAACCAGacgaaaattaattattaattaaattaataacatATCAAATTTCTTCCAATCGAATTCATCGGGTCAGTCCACAGCcacatctctctctctctcacacacaatTCACGTTGTCCCACCACTTTCCCTCTGTTGCCTTTTCTTTTGTCTGAATTACAGTTACCGGATCGGAGATTCCGATTTGTTGAATGGCTTCGAAACGGATTTTGAAGGAGCTCAAGGATCTCCAGAAAGATCCACCGACTTCGTGTAGCGCTGGTACTCTTTCTTACCCCGTTTCTGTTTTAATTTTGTGTTTCTTTTTTGTTTGATGCGGTTATAGAGCGTTTCGGGTCTTGATCTGTGGGTTTCCATGAAGAAATTTGACGCTTCGAGTCTTACTAAGTGACCATGATGCATTGACAAGGATTAGGTGGAAGATATGTTTTTCATGTTTGATTAGTTAACCGTTGGTGCGTACTGAATTGGTAGATCGGcatacaattttaaaattggaGAATCATTCAAACACTTCATATACTGTTTTTTTCCATGAAATAGTATATGAGTTGGCATTTTCATTCGTATGTTTTTGCTAACAATTGTTGATCGAGGGAATCATAGATTTGTAGGTGATAGTAATATGTAAATGTTTTCTATAGGTGGAGATGTTGACCttctttttgttattttgacAATGGCAGGTCCAGTTGGGGAGGATATGTTTCACTGGCAAGCAACGATAATGGGGCCTCAAGATAGCCCTTATGCAGGAGGAGTTTTTCTAGTCACTATTCATTTCCCCCCTGATTATCCATTCAAACCTCCGAAGGTATGTgaatagtaaattttctttagAACGGTTGGTTCGAGCTTACAGAAGACAAGTACCTCAACCGCCATTCTGTGTGATTCTTTTTTGGTTCTTTCTAGCATCACCTCTTGATTTAGTGTGTGCCAGGATTCTGTTGGAGAATAAGACAAAACCATTTGTTTAATTTGGAGGCAATTTTGTGAATCCATCAGCTGAAGCTTTAGTATCGTATAAGAATATACATAAGAATATACCTCAGTGGCTCTGTGGATGGCCATCATCTTTTTCTCATAATATTCTGAGTCTGACTATGTGTACAAGTTTTCGTACATTCGCTTTATCCAAGTTTGTGTGATTTTTCTGTATATGTTGTAGCTGAGATTTAATACATCCAGTGATTTTGACCctcatcaaaatttttagatgtCTCGCCAGTGTTTGTTATGGTTTGGTGGTGTGATTAGAGGTGAAATGAAttaaaagaatatttatttttatgtgttGCAGAAAATAGCTAGTGGATTctttttgtatttgtattgtGAAAAAATAGATGCAGTAACTATAGTTCTCTTGGAGTTAactgaaataaagaaaatattgggCATTACCTTGTGCATTGTCCCTATataaatgcaaataataacaatcgtagaatattgagttgatgccatcAGAACAACAGAAGTGAATGCTGTTGGCTGGTGTTGAGAACTAAGGTGATTAATGGATAGGGTAAATGTTTACTCCTGCATTCCGGGTGAAAAATAACCATTAACCTGCAGTACTCTCCTGTCGGGCATAGCATAACCGGTAGAATTCTTTGCATGtctatttttgttttgaatccCAGTTTTGTTTTAGCTTTTGTTTATCGGTAATCACAAAAACTAACAAATTCATTGATGGTTGTTTTTTGTATAAAGTTTGTTTTGAATCCCAGTTTATGATAGTTCCAACTGTCAGGGCAATCAACTACACTACGATGTTAATTTGTCTTTGCAGTGTTGCTTGTAGAAAAGTTCATTTTCTCTGTATTTATTTTCGCAGGTGGCGTTCAGGACTAAAGTTTTTCACCCAAACATAAACAGCAATGGCAGTATTTGCCTTGATATCTTGAAGGAGCAGTGGAGTCCAGCCCTAACTATTTCTAAGGTTAATATTCTTTGTCCGGAAACTTTTTTCTTATCACCTAACTTTCCTTATAGCGAACTGGAATTGCATCTGAAATCATCCT
Proteins encoded in this window:
- the LOC140987619 gene encoding bax inhibitor 1-like, producing MRLSASAISAVRNYFRREWRITDVVNGRDRPFVRRILKKVYLSLAFALSSLAFGSYLSCSGNIESLFVVIGASITMIFIYFVPPWHEKKRSCLLIAGSFFLGASIGPRIIDPCCLVSELLGMSMAFACFWAASMKTQNFLLLCFVGVGLSIFGIPIGLLAGSAITGYYISFWTFLDLYVATLYFMLYVVAYSHELVINIRRGDADYVKHSVTLFTDAPAVTLHFIKSLTIESLWRRLWLAPTSD
- the LOC140987695 gene encoding ubiquitin-conjugating enzyme E2 28-like; its protein translation is MASKRILKELKDLQKDPPTSCSAGPVGEDMFHWQATIMGPQDSPYAGGVFLVTIHFPPDYPFKPPKVAFRTKVFHPNINSNGSICLDILKEQWSPALTISKVLLSICSLLTDPNPDDPLVPEIAHMYKTDRAKYEQTARSWTQKYAMG